Proteins encoded by one window of Aphis gossypii isolate Hap1 chromosome X, ASM2018417v2, whole genome shotgun sequence:
- the LOC114130657 gene encoding uncharacterized protein LOC114130657, which translates to MDSASSSKTSTRSTAKRTLEGIVTIIQTNNDNSDEASYCTICLDTLTSTGSHKPVCLKCGYIFGENCLIRWIKTENDSGSSRCSTCNTKASLKDIRVLYTKNVTVDNTAEITAVERKLIEANHAKHLMEMEAERWKSNAKTLDIEVKRLKRLRYDGHTEPAACQRTFTVCKNQSCRVMAYNTNNRMLVMSHQPDTTTLDSYEIRKMDFVVVLVVGGQMGSVYYIDRKFMKVFNSEQIQKLGCVSLNLLPPSPSRSFMSGGFLKTKMDHLSVLEETLDNDYYTYKETELPLTGLWSSTSYDCQSNLVLTSARPYGPFKTSRHIVSKFADFDEEGPILTQVVTFYAGDKSTQLYRPCLVPSSGGYNDDSLVCCYDEGSGTIKVFNVNKKKNVNDFKVTDNILDLCPLPGITIQGRRIVAGLSKNSVSIFSV; encoded by the exons ATGGATTCAGCATCATCTTCAAAAACATCTACAAGATCTACAGCCAAACGTACTTTAGAAGGTATAGTCACTATAATACAAACTAATaatg ACAATTCAGATGAAGCATcttattgtacaatatgttTAGATACTTTGACTAGTACTGGTTCACATAAACCAGTATGTTTGAAATGTGGGTATATTTTCGGAGAGAATTGTTTAATAAGATGGATTAAA ACTGAAAATGATAGTGGTTCAAGTAGATGTTCAACATGTAACACAAAAGCGAGTTTAAAAGATATTAGagttttatatactaaaaacgtAACTGTTGATAATACAGCAGAGATAACTGCTGTTGAACGTAAATTGATAGAG gCAAATCATGCAAAACACTTAATGGAAATGGAAGCAGAACGGTGGAAATCGAATGCTAAAACATTGGATATCGAAGTGAAAAGATTAAAAAGGCTACGTTATGATGGCCACACTGAACCTGCAGCATGTCAACGAACATTTACTGTATGTAAAAACCAGAGCTGTAGAGTTATggcatataatacaaataataggaTGTTG GTGATGTCACATCAACCTGATACAACAACATTGGATTCATACGAGATCAGAAAAATGgat TTTGTGGTCGTGTTGGTTGTTGGTGGTCAAATGGGGTCCGTGTATTATATCGACCGCAAGTTTATGAAAGTGTTTAACTCTGAACAAATCCAAAAACTTGGTTGTGTTTCTCTTAATCTACTCCCACCATCACCATCTCGATCATTCATGAGTGGTGGATTTTTAAAGACAAAAATGGACCATTTGTCCGTACTCGAAGAAACTCTGGATAacgattattatacatacaaagaGACTGAATTGCCATTGACAGGACTCTGGAGTAGTACTTCATATGATTGTCAATCAAATCTAGTCCTAACATCTGCTAGACCTTATGGTCCCTTCAAGACAAGTAGACATATTGTGTCTAAATTTGCTGATTTTGATGAAGAAGGACCTATATTAACTCAAGTGGTCACATTTTATGC TGGAGATAAGTCAACACAATTATATCGTCCGTGCTTGGTTCCATCAAGCGGTGGATACAACGATGACTCACTAGTGTGTTGTTATGATGAAGGATCCGGTACCATCAAAgtattcaatgttaataagAAGAAAAATGTTAACGATTTCAAGGTTACTGACAATATTTTGGATCTATGTCCCTTACCCGGCATAACCATACAAGGCAGACGTATAGTAGCTGGCTTGTCAAAAAATAGTGTTAGTATATTCtctgtttaa
- the LOC126552831 gene encoding uncharacterized protein LOC126552831, protein MHFRKCVALVVREYVGQDAKLPVHQVAADDITKFCESYKHSEFIQCIYYALCGVEASTVKAKQTVLYWLRFPHTINLILFNELKGNNKNLGGDLGDYPQYDPQKKWVTLWVHQVFLPSEETLKAITEVLDNYQNPLYPNFDIPKSPKSKKMRRRPICIEVRIL, encoded by the exons ATGCACTTCCGTAAATGTGTTGCTTTGGTAGTTCGAGAGTATGTGGGTCAAGATGCTAAGCTTCCAGTCCACCAAGTTGCCGCAGATGACATTACCAAATTCTGTGAATCCTACAAACACTCTGAgtttatacaatgtatttattatgcacTCTGTGGTGTGGAGGCCTCAACAGTTAAAGCAAAACAAACTGTGCTTTATTGGTTAAGGTTCCCTCACACCATAAACCTT ATCTTGTTCAATGAATTGAAGGGAAACAACAAAAACTTGGGAGGAGATCTTGGCGATTACCCACAATACGACCCACAAAAAAAGTGGGTTACGTTGTGGGTACACCAAGTTTTCCTCCCGAGTGAGGAAACTTTGAAGGCTATAACAGAGGTTCTTGATAATTATCAGAACCCCCTTTATCCTAATTTCGATATTCCAAAATCTCCGAAA tcAAAAAAAATGAGACGCAGGCCCATTTGTATTGaagtaagaattttataa